From one Plasmodium malariae genome assembly, chromosome: 12 genomic stretch:
- the PmUG01_12011200 gene encoding Plasmodium exported protein, unknown function: MVQYNKLFFFIKIFSITLLIWIFQNSYETSISVKLWNKKVNLNNMLDVRGNRLLYGETDLYSQQSYEYLKENAKNIVNEDKYIFGNKLNTLMSNFYLPEDFKILLNEEQYQKQNNSLEFKDNLNNSNDSLISDASTDTRYAELKEEPFRMKTRKSKKQNISSLIHEYLKKLDKKYEKEVVKLLTSGFKRSNKIILGDKVNIINIFMVFTPFIITSSILFVSIACKSPLYILVSILLVILTVLYVSFKVMKNLYKHKEKTSNYRIYSKPSLGYNTRF; this comes from the exons ATGgtacaatataataaactctttttctttattaaaattttctcgATTACCCTTTTAATATGGATATTCCAGAATTCCTATGAG ACAAGTATCTCTGTCAAATTATGGAATAAGAAAGTCAACCTAAATAATATGTTAGATGTAAGAGGAAACAGATTATTATATGGAGAAACAGATTTATATTCACAACAGAGTTATGAATACTTAAAAGAAAATGCAAAGAATATAGTAAAtgaagataaatatattttcggaaataaattaaatacattaatgagtaatttttatttaccagaagactttaaaatattattgaatGAAGAACAATatcaaaaacaaaataattcattAGAATTTAAGgacaatttaaataattccaATGATTCCTTAATATCCGATGCTTCTACTGATACAAGATATGCagaattaaaagaagaacCATTTCGAATGAAAACACGTAAgtcaaaaaaacaaaatatatcatcATTGATACATGAATACTTGAAGAaattagataaaaaatatgaaaaagaagtAGTAAAACTATTGACTAGTGGATTTAAAAGgtcaaataaaattatactgggagataaagtaaatatcataaacatttttatggTTTTTACACCATTTATAATAACCAGTTCTATCTTATTTGTCTCTATCGCATGTAAATCTCCTTTGTACATTTTAGTATCAATTTTGCTAGTTATATTAACAGTATTATATGTTTCATTTAAAGTAATGAAAAATCTTTATAAgcataaagaaaaaacaagtAATTATAGGATATATTCTAAACCCTCATTAGGATATAACACTAGATTCTGA